The DNA sequence AGATGCGCTGTGCGATCCACGCACGACGGCGCGCTAGTAGACCTGCCAGATGTCCTCCGCATCGTAAACCGTGCGCCTGCACTCTAACCGGACGTTTACGGTCTTGTCGAAATCGCGGTCGTACTTCGACGTGAAACGGACGGTTAGGGTGAGCTCTTTGGTCATGAACATCCTCGTTACCGTTTGCTGCCCGGGCGTGGACGCGATTATCTCCCATTGTATCCCGTCCACCGGGGCCTTGATCGGGTTGCTGTCCACATCATAATCGATTCGAGTGAATACGCCCTTCAGGTCCCTTGCCATGCCGCACCGCCGCATCGATTGGGCGTTACCGGAATTGTGTGCGTTCACGTAACTTTTGATAGTGCTCTCAGCGGTGGTCAGATCGAACTCTTTCTCCGAGCAGCCGGTCCAAAACAGGCCGGCCGAAACGCATGCCAGCATAAGTAGCGATCGAGACCCGTGATGACTAAACATTGTCCTGACAACCTCCGGACATCTACTTCGCACGGGGAGCTGAAGACCCTTTGCCGAATCTCATATCAGCCTTTATAGTCTCTCCTGGAACGGCCGTCTTGGCCCCCGAAAAGCCAAATCCCTTAATCAAAAGCTCCATTCGCTCTGACTTGCCAAACAAGACCTTCTCGTAAACCAACTTGGCAAGACCGAAGACCGGTATCTTCCGACTTCGCCAAACCTCATACTTCCACTCTCTATAATTGGACAACTTGCTCTTGAGAGTAGCTGTGAAACGGTCGCACTTGTAGTCCTTACCAACGGCCTTGACAGAAACACCTGCTTGAACGAGCTTCATTTCGTCAATGGACCTTATCGGTTCGTCTTGTGCAAAGCCCTTCCGCTTGCCCTCTTTCGCAAGGTCATCGCTCACGCTGTTTATCACGCCCATGTTCGCCTCGGTAGGCTGAGTGCCCGGCGTCCAGAGAATATAGCGCTTCGCATCGCCGACATTCGGCAAAACAGAGAGAAAACAGAGCATTGTCTCCTCCGAAACAGCGCTAGATGGGGGCAGCAACATCCTGTAAATAGTCGTCTGCTCCTTCCTGATGAACGCCAGCTCGTGCCAAAAGCACTCCTGGCCCTCATATTTCTCCGAACCGACGACCGAATACTTCACCTCGAGCGTCTGCGTCTTACCTCCGCTTGTCACGTTCGTCATGCTATACGAAATCCATTGGCCAACCTTGAACTTCGGCGCCTCAAACCGCGCCTCAGCCAACGCAAGCTCAGCGACCGAAACTAACAAAATGGCCACTACGAACCAACTTGCCCGCTTACGCACTACCATACTCATACTCCTTGAGCTCATCTCTTTACCCTCGCCTCTTATCAGTATAGTCTCACACAATACTAGCTTGTCAATATGTAGTTCTTGAACGTTACAAAGGGAGGTTGGTCAGAGTGGATCCGGAGCTTCACGCCTACGATCTCGCTGGGGTGAATGCCAAAATGGAAGAAAAAGGCATCACGCGACTCAGGCGCATCCTTGCCCAGACATTCGATTTGAGCCCAAGAGCAAGGCCCATCACCGACCTCTCGTTCTTTGCCGCCTTGATCGATATTGGCACGCCAGAGTATCTAGCTGTCTGCACCGACGGCGTTGGCACCAAGCTGCTCGTCGCGCAGATGATGGACAGATACGACACCATCGGTATCGACTGCGTCGCTATGAACGTAAACGATATCATCTGCGTGGGCGCAACGCCGGTAACGATCATTGACTACCTTGCGGTGCAGGAACCCGACCCAGATTTCCTGGAGGCAATTGCGAAGGGCTTATACGAGGGTGCGAAACTGTCCTACGCCTCAGTATCGGGCGGCGAGACAGCACAGGTGGCGCCGATCATCACTGGGATACGTCCTAAGCGCGGCTTCGACCTCGCCGCGACCTGTGTTGGATTGGTCAAAAAAGATGAGGTGATCGTTGGCGAACGTGTTGTGCCCGGCGACGCCATACTCGCGCTCTCGAGTTCCGGGCTCCACAGCAATGGCTACTCACTCGTGCGCAAGATCGTCTTTGAGAAGATGAGTTTCAACGTGGACATTTACATCAGCGAGCTGCACAAGACCATTGGCGAGGAGCTCTTGACGCCGACGCACATCTACGTCCCGGAAGTGCTCGAAGTCCTTAACGAGAAGCTGCCCGTGAAAGCACTTATTAACATCACGGGCAACGGCCTTCTAAACCTCAACCGAATCATGGCACAAAACGTCGGTTTTGAGATCGACAATCTGCCTGAGGCCCAGCCGATATTCCAACTGCTACAGGACTGGGGCAGGATACCTGACGAGGAGATGTTCCGCGTCTTCAATATGGGCATCGGCTTCTGCCTAATCGTGCCCGATGATTCGGACATCATCGCCCAGACCGCTGCGATCGCCGCCAAACATGGCGCGGATTGCGGCAGGATCGGGACGGTCGTTGAGGATGAGGCGAGGCGCGTCTTTGTTACGCAGAAAGGCCTCGTCCAGAATGGCCTTTTCTTTGAAAAACGAGCCTGATCTCAAATCGGACATTTCCTATGGACCGCCAACCGTCAACTCGTGCTTCGCAGAGTAGCACTGCCAACCGTCAACGTAAAACACACTGGACGGACGACTTCTTCGAGGCGCAGTTCGGGAGGGTGTTGGCGACCAGGTCGCCGGAAATAACTCAGAGGCAGGTTGATTTCATCATTGAGAAGACCGGCATTCACCCCGGAGCGAGTGTGCTGGACGTCTGTTGTGGCTACGGAAGGCACTCGATAGAGCTCGCCAGAAGAGGTTACGAAGTCGTTGGCATTGATCGGTTTGGAAACTACCTAAATGAGGCGCGGAGACAGGCTGCCTCAGAGAATGCTGGCGTCGAGGCGATGTAGAGCGGCCGCGCTGGGTGCAGGTTGCGGCGAGACTGGCCAGGGCCTCCCACGTTTTGGCTCCCCGCTCGGTCCGATTGCCGCACGAGACCTTCCGCGCGATGACGGCCGGCCTAAGTCGAGCGCTCAGCCGCAAAGCTCGAGCCGCACAACGTCTGCTACTACTTAATCGACCTCGCCTCCGATTTCCACAGCTACTACAACAAGACGAAGGTCCTGACCGACGACCCCGCACTCACAAGCGCGCGCCTCGCCCTGTCCGCCGCCGTCCGCCAGGTCATCGCCAACGGCCTCGC is a window from the bacterium genome containing:
- the purM gene encoding phosphoribosylformylglycinamidine cyclo-ligase, translated to MDPELHAYDLAGVNAKMEEKGITRLRRILAQTFDLSPRARPITDLSFFAALIDIGTPEYLAVCTDGVGTKLLVAQMMDRYDTIGIDCVAMNVNDIICVGATPVTIIDYLAVQEPDPDFLEAIAKGLYEGAKLSYASVSGGETAQVAPIITGIRPKRGFDLAATCVGLVKKDEVIVGERVVPGDAILALSSSGLHSNGYSLVRKIVFEKMSFNVDIYISELHKTIGEELLTPTHIYVPEVLEVLNEKLPVKALINITGNGLLNLNRIMAQNVGFEIDNLPEAQPIFQLLQDWGRIPDEEMFRVFNMGIGFCLIVPDDSDIIAQTAAIAAKHGADCGRIGTVVEDEARRVFVTQKGLVQNGLFFEKRA
- a CDS encoding methyltransferase domain-containing protein, producing MDRQPSTRASQSSTANRQRKTHWTDDFFEAQFGRVLATRSPEITQRQVDFIIEKTGIHPGASVLDVCCGYGRHSIELARRGYEVVGIDRFGNYLNEARRQAASENAGVEAM
- a CDS encoding DALR anticodon-binding domain-containing protein produces the protein MDLASDFHSYYNKTKVLTDDPALTSARLALSAAVRQVIANGLALIGVSAPEAM